Proteins encoded together in one Fundidesulfovibrio magnetotacticus window:
- a CDS encoding sensor histidine kinase, translating to MFSSLPGRIRRSTVFRLTASYAFLYIASSLVLFVIAYVLLTQVVRSQDQKNLSDKLNEYAYIERTKGLGALIEFIRRDTAEYEEPDYFVRILGPAGAELFTVAPSGWELPPRAELDAQARDGAQWWLWGSQKAGGGVYEFSARRMSGGALVIVGSDARQREHLLSEFQVIFLFITGTVVVLGLGVGVVLARRTLAPLRDLIAAVNSIGRGSMDARVPTRGADDELDELASLFNSMLERISTLIQGMRDTLDNVAHDLRTPLTRAKAVVEVALQGNHSREELREALMDIAEENERIRATLTTLMDISEAETGAMRLDIARVDLAGLLEECAELYEDVAQENAVELALDLEGDLHALADAGRVRQVLANLLDNALKYSDVGGRVTVHGRREQGLVLVTVRDRGVGIAPEDMPRIFERLYRGDKSRSRRGLGLGLSLVRAVLAAHGGAIAVESEPGKGSAFTFSLPGA from the coding sequence ATGTTCTCAAGCCTCCCCGGCCGGATCAGGCGTAGCACCGTCTTTCGCCTCACGGCCAGCTACGCCTTCCTCTACATCGCCAGCTCCCTCGTGCTCTTCGTGATCGCCTACGTGCTGCTCACGCAGGTGGTGCGCTCGCAGGACCAGAAGAACCTCTCGGACAAGCTCAACGAATACGCCTACATCGAGCGCACAAAAGGCCTGGGCGCGCTCATCGAGTTCATCCGGCGCGACACTGCGGAGTACGAGGAGCCCGACTACTTCGTGCGCATCCTCGGTCCGGCGGGCGCGGAACTCTTCACCGTGGCCCCCAGCGGCTGGGAGCTGCCCCCGCGCGCAGAACTGGACGCCCAGGCCCGCGACGGGGCCCAGTGGTGGCTGTGGGGCTCGCAGAAGGCCGGGGGCGGGGTCTACGAGTTCAGCGCCCGGCGCATGTCCGGCGGCGCGCTGGTGATCGTGGGCAGCGACGCCAGGCAGCGCGAGCACCTGCTCTCCGAGTTCCAGGTGATCTTCCTGTTCATCACGGGCACGGTGGTGGTGCTGGGTCTGGGCGTGGGCGTGGTGCTGGCCCGGCGCACCCTGGCCCCCCTGCGCGACCTCATCGCCGCCGTGAACTCCATCGGCCGGGGCAGCATGGACGCCCGCGTGCCCACCCGGGGCGCAGACGACGAGCTCGACGAACTGGCGAGCCTCTTCAACTCCATGCTCGAGCGCATCTCCACCCTCATCCAGGGCATGCGCGACACCCTGGACAACGTGGCCCACGACCTGCGCACCCCCCTCACCCGGGCCAAGGCCGTGGTGGAGGTCGCCCTCCAGGGCAACCACTCCCGGGAGGAACTGCGCGAGGCCCTCATGGACATCGCCGAGGAGAACGAGCGCATCCGCGCCACGCTCACCACGCTCATGGACATCTCCGAAGCCGAGACAGGGGCCATGCGCCTGGACATCGCGCGCGTGGACCTGGCCGGGCTGCTGGAGGAGTGCGCGGAGCTCTACGAAGACGTGGCCCAGGAGAACGCCGTGGAGCTGGCCCTGGACCTGGAGGGGGACCTGCACGCCCTGGCCGACGCCGGGCGCGTGCGCCAGGTGCTGGCCAACCTCCTGGACAACGCCCTCAAGTATTCCGACGTGGGGGGGCGGGTTACCGTGCACGGTCGGCGCGAGCAGGGGCTGGTGCTCGTCACGGTGAGGGACCGGGGCGTGGGCATCGCCCCCGAGGACATGCCGCGCATCTTCGAGCGCCTCTACCGGGGCGACAAGAGCCGCTCGCGCCGGGGCCTGGGCCTGGGCCTCTCGCTGGTGCGCGCGGTGCTCGCGGCCCACGGCGGGGCCATCGCCGTGGAGAGCGAGCCCGGCAAGGGCAGCGCCTTCACCTTCAGCCTTCCTGGGGCCTGA
- a CDS encoding response regulator transcription factor, which translates to MRILLVEDDAKIAAFIAQGLKQNGFAVDHCPDGRDGLHMALTESYSAAVVDLMLPGLDGLRLIEEMRASRVNTPVIILSAKHTVDDRVRGLQAGGDDYLPKPFSFAELLARLQALIRRSTSTAETTQLCVGPIAMNLLTREVTRDQAPLTLQPREFSLLEFFMRNPGKVLSKTMIMEHVWNYNFDPQTNVVDVLVCRLRNKIDKGFEPKMLSTLRGVGYVLKPPRPDQA; encoded by the coding sequence ATGCGCATCCTTCTCGTGGAAGACGACGCCAAGATCGCCGCCTTCATCGCCCAGGGCCTCAAGCAGAACGGCTTCGCGGTGGACCACTGCCCCGACGGCCGTGACGGCTTGCACATGGCGCTCACGGAATCCTACTCCGCCGCAGTGGTGGACCTCATGCTCCCGGGCCTCGACGGCCTGCGCCTGATCGAAGAGATGCGCGCAAGCCGCGTGAACACCCCCGTAATCATCCTCTCGGCCAAACACACCGTGGACGACCGCGTGCGCGGCCTCCAGGCCGGCGGCGACGACTACCTGCCCAAGCCCTTCTCCTTCGCGGAGCTTCTGGCAAGGCTCCAGGCCCTTATCCGGCGCTCCACCAGCACGGCCGAAACCACGCAGCTCTGCGTGGGCCCCATCGCCATGAACCTGCTCACCCGCGAGGTCACGCGCGATCAGGCCCCGCTCACGCTCCAGCCCCGGGAGTTCTCCCTGCTGGAGTTCTTCATGCGCAACCCCGGCAAGGTGCTCTCCAAAACCATGATCATGGAGCACGTCTGGAACTACAACTTCGACCCCCAGACCAACGTTGTGGACGTGCTGGTCTGCCGCCTGCGCAACAAGATCGACAAGGGCTTCGAGCCCAAGATGCTCTCCACCCTGAGGGGGGTGGGCTATGTTCTCAAGCCTCCCCGGCCGGATCAGGCGTAG
- a CDS encoding cobalamin-independent methionine synthase II family protein yields MTAFTTTQVGSWPRSKRMLRALRDRRLGQIDRKAFDAAADEEVRRTVRIQEEAGLDVLVDGEHRRDNFYSFVAEKLEGVRLMSLAEMLDEMEDKSGFEEMLTTLDVPASAIRNPTCTGRLTRREPLAAGDLDFMRTLTDRPVKITLPGPYLLTRSMWVSAYTKKAYASQQEMGRDVVRLLREELEELTARGCEFVQFDEPVLTEAVMSGECGRRTFMUATLATRRDVGEELDYAAQLVNEVIEGVQGRPGAPRIGLHICRGNWSTREEVLLTGDYRPLLPALEKMRVDQYVLEFATPRAGEIEVVGRALSGANPGGGAPRELGLGVVNPRTVEVETPEAIAARAEEALRFYRPGQLFLNTDCGFGCFANRCVNVEEIASAKIASIARAARLLRERHG; encoded by the coding sequence ATGACGGCCTTCACCACCACCCAGGTGGGCAGCTGGCCCCGCTCCAAACGGATGCTGCGCGCCCTGCGCGACCGCCGCCTGGGCCAGATCGACCGCAAGGCCTTCGACGCCGCGGCGGACGAGGAGGTGCGCCGCACCGTGCGCATCCAGGAGGAGGCCGGGCTCGACGTGCTCGTGGACGGCGAGCACCGTCGCGACAACTTCTACAGCTTCGTGGCCGAGAAGCTCGAGGGCGTGCGCCTGATGTCCCTGGCCGAAATGCTCGACGAAATGGAGGACAAGTCCGGCTTCGAGGAGATGCTCACCACCCTGGACGTGCCCGCCTCGGCCATCCGCAACCCCACCTGCACCGGCCGCCTGACCCGGCGAGAGCCCCTGGCCGCGGGCGACCTGGACTTCATGAGAACCCTCACGGACCGCCCCGTGAAGATCACCCTGCCCGGACCCTACCTGCTCACGCGCTCCATGTGGGTGAGCGCCTACACGAAGAAGGCCTACGCCAGCCAACAGGAGATGGGGCGCGACGTGGTGCGCCTGCTGCGCGAGGAGCTGGAGGAACTGACCGCCCGGGGCTGCGAGTTCGTGCAGTTCGACGAACCCGTGCTCACCGAGGCGGTGATGAGCGGGGAGTGCGGACGCCGAACGTTCATGTGAGCGACGCTCGCCACCCGCCGGGACGTGGGTGAAGAACTCGATTACGCCGCACAGCTCGTCAACGAGGTGATCGAGGGCGTGCAGGGCAGGCCCGGCGCGCCGCGCATCGGCCTGCACATCTGCCGGGGCAACTGGTCCACCCGCGAGGAGGTGCTCCTCACGGGAGACTACCGCCCGCTCTTGCCCGCGCTCGAAAAGATGCGCGTGGACCAGTACGTGCTGGAATTCGCCACCCCGCGCGCCGGGGAGATCGAGGTGGTCGGCCGGGCGCTCTCGGGCGCCAACCCCGGTGGCGGGGCGCCCCGGGAACTGGGCCTGGGCGTGGTGAACCCGCGCACCGTGGAGGTGGAGACGCCCGAGGCCATCGCTGCCCGCGCCGAGGAGGCCCTGCGCTTCTACCGGCCCGGACAGCTCTTCCTGAACACCGATTGCGGCTTCGGCTGCTTCGCCAACCGCTGCGTGAACGTGGAGGAGATCGCCTCGGCCAAGATCGCCAGCATCGCCCGCGCGGCGAGGCTCCTGCGCGAACGCCACGGCTGA